In one Nicotiana tomentosiformis chromosome 6, ASM39032v3, whole genome shotgun sequence genomic region, the following are encoded:
- the LOC138893958 gene encoding uncharacterized protein, with protein MGRGAAQPASSTSTKSTSPPLARGTPAPTERGAARGGVQSSGGPIRFYAMRRRWDSGASPDVVTGILTVQSYDVYALIDPGSTLSYVTPYVAMEFWIELEQLHEPFSVSTLVGESIIVAQVYSDCCHSVWSGHPGDLIEFGMVDFDVIMGMDWLYSCFSKLNCRTRTVRFEFPNESVI; from the coding sequence ATGGGTAGAGGTGCGGCACAGCCAGCTAGCTCAACATCTACTAAATCCACATCACCTCCtctagctcgaggcaccccagcacctacagagcgtggtgcagctaggggtggtgtacagagttcgggaggacccatcagattttatgctatgcggaggcgtTGGGATTCAggggcttctccagatgttgtcacaggtatattgactgtccaatcctATGacgtatatgctcttattgatcccggttccactttgtcatatgtcactccttatgttgctatggaattttggATAGAActggaacaacttcatgagccgttctctgtatctactctggttggtgagtctattattGTCGCGCAGGTTTATAGTGATTGTTGTCACAGTGTGTGGTCGGGACACCCTGGTGATCTCATAGAAtttgggatggttgattttgatgtaataatggggatggactggctttattcatgtttttctaaGCTTAATTGTcgaaccaggactgttaggtttgaatttccaaatgagtccgTGATTTAA
- the LOC138893959 gene encoding uncharacterized protein: MSGSQSAEASPDVVTGILTVQSYDVYALIDPGSTLSYVTPYVAMEFGIELGYVFTVRGRDIVADLVELRMVNFDVIMGMDWLYSCFAKLACGTRNVTNTDAKVPTLESVPVVSEFLEVFPDKLSGIPPDREIDFGIDVMPDTHPISIPPYKIAPSELKELKEQLKDLLEKGFIRPSVSPWGASVLFLRKKDGSLCMCNN, encoded by the exons ATGAGTGGTagccagagtgcagaggcttctccagatgttgtcacaggtatattgactgtccaatcttatgatgtatatgctcttattgatcccggttccaccttgtcctatgttaccccttatgttgctatggaatttgggatagaact GGGTTATGTTTTCACGGTACGTGGTCGGGACATCGTGGCCGATCTTGTTGAATTGAggatggtcaattttgatgtaattatgggaatggattggctttattcatgttttgccaagctcgcTTGCGGAACTAGAAAT GTTACAAACACCGATGCTAAGGTGcctacactcgagtctgtgccagttgtgagtgaatttctagaggtctttcctgatAAGCTCTCTGGGATtccgccagacagggagattgattttgggattgatgtgatgccagacacgcaccctatatctattcctccctacaaGATAGCTCCatcagaattgaaggagctaaaggaacaattgaaggatttgttagagaagggtttcatccgaccgagtgtctCGCCATGGGGTGCATCGGTTCTTTTtttgaggaagaaagatggatcactatGTATGTGTAATAACTaa
- the LOC138893960 gene encoding uncharacterized protein: MYTWGLVAGTIIDAFVSFRGSVDTIWSEFADAFMDHFLLAETRAARAAEFHNLKQGSKSVWEYHMEFARLSNYTILMLPTMEARVRRFVQGLSPLVINEATTTALNSDMNYGKMAAFAQATEDRKLKNRREGEGTSKAQSAGNFGESFGGGRSAFRGGSSGPSQSFAQSSASAPPAKPSQQ; this comes from the exons ATGTATACatggggccttgtcgccggcactatcatagacgcttttgtatcttttagaggatccgtagacactat ttgGAGTGAATTTGCTGACGCTTTCATGGACCATTTCTTGCTAgccgagactagggcagctcGTGCCGCAGAGTTTCATAACCTTAAGCAAggaagtaagagtgtgtgggagtatcatatggagtTTGCTCGTCTGTCTAATTATAccattctcatgttgcctactatggaggctagagtgcgccggtttgtgcagggccttagccccttggttatcaatgaggccactacaactgccttgaattcagatatgaactatgggaaaatggCAGCATtcgctcaagctacagaggaccgtAAGTTGAAGAATAGAAGAGAGGGAGAGGGAACCAGCAAGGCCCaatccgcgggcaactttggggagtcatttggtgggggaagatcagctttcaggggagggtcatcagggccatcccagtcttttgctcagtcttcagccagtgcaccacCAGCAAAGCCCAGTCAGCAATAG